CCGCACCGAGAGTCTCGGAGAGCACCTCGCGCAGGGCCGTGCATACCTCCTGAGCCTGCTCGGGAGAGGCCACCTGACCGGTGCCGATGGCCCAGACGGGCTCGTAAGCGACCACGATGTCCGCGTCGGCTGCGACTCCGGCGAGAGCCGCCTGCAGCTGAGCGACCGAGACCGCCGTGGGCCCCGACTGTTCGCGCTGCTCCAGCGTCTCGCCGACGCAGATCACCGGGACCAGGCCGTGCCGCAGCGCGGCCTGGACCTTGTCGGCGACGATCGCGTCGGACTCGTGGTGGTAGTCACGACGCTCGGAGTGACCGATGATCACGTAGCGGCAGGCCAGCTTGCTCAGGAAGGCTCCCGAGACCTCGCCGGTGTACGCGCCGCTGTCGTGCGTCGACAGGTCCTGCGCCCCGAGTGCGAAGGGGATCTTGTCGGCGTCCAGCAGCGTCTGGACGGTGCGCAGATCGGTGAACGGCGGGAAGACGGCCACCTCGACCGAGCCCTCGTCGTGCCCGGCATCCTTGAGCGTCCAGTGCAGCTTCTGCACGAAGGCGACCGCCTGCAGGTGGTCGAGGTTCATCTTCCAGTTGCCGGCGATGAGCGGTGTGCGCGACATCAGGCCTCCCATCCCAGGATCTCCAGCCCGGGGAGCTTCTTGCCCTCCAGGAACTCCAGGCTCGCGCCACCACCGGTCGAGATGTGACCGAACTGGTCGTCCGCGAAACCGAGCTGACGAACGGCTGCCGCCGAGTCACCGCCACCGACGACCGACAGACCGTCGACCTCGGTGAGCGCCTGCGCGACCGTCTTCGTCCCGGCCGCGAAGGCCGGCATCTCGAACACACCCATCGGGCCGTTCCAGAACACCGTCTTCGCGCCGCGAATCGCGTCGGCGAAGATCTCCGCCGTACGCGGACCGATGTCCAGACCCATGCCGTCGGCGCCGAAGGGAGTGTCCTCCAGCGCGTCGGCGGCGGCGACGACGTGATCGGCGTCGGCGGCGAAGCCGGATGCCATGACCGCGTCGACGGGGAGGATCAGCTCGACCCCGCGCGCCGCGGCATCCGCGATGTAGCCCTTGACGGTCTCGATCTGGTCGGTCTCGAGGAGGCTCTTGCCCACCGAGTGGCCCTGAGCGGCCAGGAAGGTGAAGAGCATGCCGCCGCCGACGAGGATCTTGTCCGCGCGAGGCAGCAGATGGGCGATGACACCCAGCTTGTCGCTCACCTTCGACCCGCCGAGGACGACGGCGTAGGGACGCTCGGGGTTCTCCGTGAGGCGATCGAGGACGTCGACCTCCTTCTCGATCAGATAACCCGCGGCCGACGGCAGAAGCTCGGCGAGGTCGTAGACCGACGCCTGCTTGCGGTGCACGACGCCGAAGCCATCGGAGACGAGCACATCGCCGAGGTCGGCCAGCTGCTCCGCGAAAGCGCGACGCTCGGCGTCGTCCTTCGCGGTCTCACCGGCGTTGAAGCGCAGGTTCTCGATGACGGTCACATCGCCGTCCTCGAGGGCCGCGACGGCCTCCTGCGCGGACTCCCCCACCGTGTCGCGGGCGAAGACGACGGGCTTGCCGAGCAGCTCGGAGAGGCGCTGAGCGACCGGCTCGAGGCTGTACTTCGGATCGGGCGCGCCGTCCGGGCGTCCGAGGTGGGAGCACGCGATGACGCGCGCGCCCTGGTTGATGAGCTCGTTGAGGGTCGGAAGAGCCGCCCGGATACGGCCATCGTCCGTGATGACGCCGTCCTTCAGAGGGACGTTGAAGTCAACACGGACGATGACACGCTTACCGGCCAGCGACCCGAGGGATGCAAGGGTGCGCAAAGCCATGGTGAAACCTCAGAGCTTGTCGGCGACGAGCTCGGTGAGGTCGACGAGGCGGTTCGAGTAGCCCCACTCGTTGTCGTACCAGGACGACACCTTCACGAGGTTGCCGGAGACATTCGTCTGACCCGCGTCGAAGACCGACGAGTGGGGGTCGAGCTGGATGTCGCTGGAGACGATGGCGTCCTCGTTGTACTTGAGGTAGCCGACGAGCTCACCCTCCGCCGCAGCCTTCTTGTACGCCGCGTTGATGACCTCGGCCGTGAGGCCCTCGGTCGGGGTGATGATCGTGAGGTCGACGATCGAGCCGGTGGGAACGGGCACGCGGTACGACGAACCGCTCAGCTTGCCGTTGAGCTCGGGCAGCACGAGACCGATCGCCTTGGCCGCACCGGTGGAGGCCGGGACGATGTTGATCGCGGCGGCGCGGGCGCGGTGCAGGTCGCTGTGCGGGCCGTCCTGCAGGTTCTGGTCGGCCGTGTAGGCGTGCGCCGTCATCATGAAGCCGCGCTCGATGCCGAAGTTGTCGTTGAAGACCTTGGCGAGGGGGGCGAGGCAGTTCGTGGTGCAGGAGGCGTTGGAGATGATGTTCATCGTCGCCGAGTCGTACTCGCCGTCGTTGACGCCCATGACGAAGGTGCCGTCGACGTCGGTGCCGGGAGCGGAGATGATGACCTTCTTGGCACCGCCTTCGATGTGCTTCTTCGCGTCGGCGGCCTTGGTGAAGCGACCGGTCGACTCGATGACGATGTCGACACCGAGCTCGCCCCACGGGAGGTTGGCCGGGTCGCGCTCTTCGAAGACCTTGATGGACTTGCCGTTGACGGTGATGGAGTCGGCGTCGTACGAGACCTCGGCGTCGAGGCGGCCGCCGACGGAGTCGTACTTCAGCAGGTGGGCGAGGGTCTTGTTGTCGGTGAGGTCGTTCACCGCCACGATGTCGAGGTCAGCTCCCTGCTCGAGCGCGGCACGGAGGAAGTTGCGGCCGATACGGCCGAAGCCGTTGATTCCGATCTTGACAGACACGTTGTCTCCCGGTTCATGTCGCGACGGCGACGGCGTTTCACCGCGCCACTCGCGAACTTGGTGTGTGAAGGAAAAAGGATGCCGGGTCACCGCCCGTCGCCGGGAGGGACCCGGCATCCTCACCTGGTCTTGAGACTACTACTTGAGCAGTCCGGCCGTCTTCTCGCGCGCCGTCGAAAAGCGCTCGGCGACGTTGCCCCAGTTGGCGATGTTCCAGACCGCCTTCACGTAGTCCGCCTTGACGTTGAGGTAGTCGAGGTAGAACGCGTGCTCCCACATGTCGAGCTGGAAGATCGGAACGGTGCCCTGAGCGGTGTTCGACTGCTGGTCGAACAGCTGCTGGATGATGAGCTGCTCGCCGATCGGGTCCCAGCTCAGCACGGCCCAGCCCGAGCCCTGGATGCCGGTCGCGGCAGCCGTGAAGTGCGCCTGGAACTTGTCGAAGCCGCCGAAGAACTCGTCGATGGCCGCCTTCAGCTCGCCCTCGGGCTGTCCGCCGCCGCCGTCGGTGGCCGGCGCGAGGTTGGTCCAGAAGATCGAGTGGTTGACGTGCCCGCCGAGGTTGAACGCGAGGTCCTTCTCGAGCTTGTTGACATTGGCGAGGTTGCCGCTCTCGCGGGCCTCGGCGAGCTGCTCGAGCGCGGTGTTCGCGCCGGTCACGTACGCCTGGTGGTGCTTGTCGTGATGAAGCTCCATGATCTTGCCGCTGATGTGCGGCTCAAGAGCTGCGAAGTCGTAGGGGAGGTCGGGCAGCGTGTAGATCGCCATGTTCTCTTCTTCCTGTCGTCGGCGCCGCAACTGCGCTGCGGCGATGGGACATTGCCATCCTATTGAGGTGCAACGCGAGGGCGAGGGGGTTGTTCCCTCTGAGAACGAGATGTAACGGCCTCCGACGACCTCAGTCCTCGAGACCCTCCGGTACCGCCGCATCGGTGCCGGGGATGCCGTCGGCGACGGCCTTCTTGTCGGCCATGGCGAGCAGCCGTCGGATGCGGCCGGCGACGGCATCCTTGGTCAACGGCGGATCGGCGTGGTGGCCGAGCTCGTCGAGGCTGGCGTCGCGGTGCGAGAGGCGCAGTTCGCCGGCTTCGCGCAGGTGATCGGGAACCTCCTCGCCGAGGATCTCCAGGGCGCGTTCGACGCGCGCGCATGCCGCGACGGCCGCCTGGGCCGAGCGACGCAAGTTGGCATCGTCGAAGTTGACGAGGCGGTTGACGCCGGCGCGCACCTCACGACGCTGCCGCATCTCCTCCCAGGCCTGAGCCGTGCGCACCGCACCCATCTCGGCGAGGGCGACGCGGATGGCCTCGCCATCGCGAACGACGACCCGGGGCACCCCGCGCACCTCGCGGGCCTTGGCGGCGATGCCGATCCGATGGCCGGCGCCCACGAGCGCCATGGCCGCCTCGCCGGACGGGCAGGAGATCTCCAGCGCCGCCGACCGACCGGGGTCGGACAGCGTACCGCTCGCAAGGAACGCACCGCGCCAGACCGCGGCGAGATCGTGGCGGGCGCCGGTGGTGAGCTTGTTCGGGAGCCCACGCACCGGACGGCGACGCGCATCGAGCAGACCGGTCTGACGCGCGAGCGTCTCGCCGCCTTCGATGACGCGGACGGCGAAGTGGCCGCCGGCGCGTCCGCCGGACGCCTGGACGCGGTGCAGCTCCGGGCGCACCCCGTAGATCTCCATGATGTCGCGGGCGACACGACGCGCAAGCGGGTCGGTCTCCAGTTCGGCCTCGACGGCGACGCGCCCGGCGATCGAGTGCAATCCACCGGAGAAGCGGAGGATGGCGGTGAGTTCGGCCACCCGCGCCGTGGGACGAGGGTCGCGCACCGCGGCCAGCTCTGACTTCACGTCAACGGTTGGCGACACAGCGATCCTTCGTTCGGGGGGTGCGGGACAAAGGGATAGCCTACTCGCGACCGAGGTCGCGATGCTTCACACGAACGGCGACACCGGGGATCTCTGCCAGCCGGTCGGCGAGTTCCCGCGCGGTGACCACCGAACGGTGCTTGCCCCCGGTGCAGCCGACCGCCAGCACGGAATGACGCTTGTTCTCACGCTGATAGCCCGCCAGCACGGGG
The sequence above is a segment of the Microbacterium sp. PM5 genome. Coding sequences within it:
- the tpiA gene encoding triose-phosphate isomerase, with amino-acid sequence MSRTPLIAGNWKMNLDHLQAVAFVQKLHWTLKDAGHDEGSVEVAVFPPFTDLRTVQTLLDADKIPFALGAQDLSTHDSGAYTGEVSGAFLSKLACRYVIIGHSERRDYHHESDAIVADKVQAALRHGLVPVICVGETLEQREQSGPTAVSVAQLQAALAGVAADADIVVAYEPVWAIGTGQVASPEQAQEVCTALREVLSETLGADAAARTRVLYGGSVKSGNIASFMREPDVDGALVGGASLVADEFAAIIRYQKHVGV
- a CDS encoding phosphoglycerate kinase; translated protein: MALRTLASLGSLAGKRVIVRVDFNVPLKDGVITDDGRIRAALPTLNELINQGARVIACSHLGRPDGAPDPKYSLEPVAQRLSELLGKPVVFARDTVGESAQEAVAALEDGDVTVIENLRFNAGETAKDDAERRAFAEQLADLGDVLVSDGFGVVHRKQASVYDLAELLPSAAGYLIEKEVDVLDRLTENPERPYAVVLGGSKVSDKLGVIAHLLPRADKILVGGGMLFTFLAAQGHSVGKSLLETDQIETVKGYIADAAARGVELILPVDAVMASGFAADADHVVAAADALEDTPFGADGMGLDIGPRTAEIFADAIRGAKTVFWNGPMGVFEMPAFAAGTKTVAQALTEVDGLSVVGGGDSAAAVRQLGFADDQFGHISTGGGASLEFLEGKKLPGLEILGWEA
- the gap gene encoding type I glyceraldehyde-3-phosphate dehydrogenase, which gives rise to MSVKIGINGFGRIGRNFLRAALEQGADLDIVAVNDLTDNKTLAHLLKYDSVGGRLDAEVSYDADSITVNGKSIKVFEERDPANLPWGELGVDIVIESTGRFTKAADAKKHIEGGAKKVIISAPGTDVDGTFVMGVNDGEYDSATMNIISNASCTTNCLAPLAKVFNDNFGIERGFMMTAHAYTADQNLQDGPHSDLHRARAAAINIVPASTGAAKAIGLVLPELNGKLSGSSYRVPVPTGSIVDLTIITPTEGLTAEVINAAYKKAAAEGELVGYLKYNEDAIVSSDIQLDPHSSVFDAGQTNVSGNLVKVSSWYDNEWGYSNRLVDLTELVADKL
- a CDS encoding superoxide dismutase; amino-acid sequence: MAIYTLPDLPYDFAALEPHISGKIMELHHDKHHQAYVTGANTALEQLAEARESGNLANVNKLEKDLAFNLGGHVNHSIFWTNLAPATDGGGGQPEGELKAAIDEFFGGFDKFQAHFTAAATGIQGSGWAVLSWDPIGEQLIIQQLFDQQSNTAQGTVPIFQLDMWEHAFYLDYLNVKADYVKAVWNIANWGNVAERFSTAREKTAGLLK
- the whiA gene encoding DNA-binding protein WhiA, with the translated sequence MSPTVDVKSELAAVRDPRPTARVAELTAILRFSGGLHSIAGRVAVEAELETDPLARRVARDIMEIYGVRPELHRVQASGGRAGGHFAVRVIEGGETLARQTGLLDARRRPVRGLPNKLTTGARHDLAAVWRGAFLASGTLSDPGRSAALEISCPSGEAAMALVGAGHRIGIAAKAREVRGVPRVVVRDGEAIRVALAEMGAVRTAQAWEEMRQRREVRAGVNRLVNFDDANLRRSAQAAVAACARVERALEILGEEVPDHLREAGELRLSHRDASLDELGHHADPPLTKDAVAGRIRRLLAMADKKAVADGIPGTDAAVPEGLED